The following are encoded together in the Cheilinus undulatus linkage group 3, ASM1832078v1, whole genome shotgun sequence genome:
- the gpx1a gene encoding glutathione peroxidase 1a, with translation MAGRIKRFYDLTAKLLSGETLSFSALKGKVVLIENVASLUGTTTRDYTQMNELHGRYSAKGLVILGVPCNQFGHQENCKNDEILRSLKYVRPGNGFEPKFQLLEKIDVNGKDAHPLFIYLKEKLPYPSDDAMALMTDPKLIIWSPVCRNDVSWNFEKFLISPDGDPYKRYSRNFLTSDIEADIKELLKKVK, from the exons ATGGCTGGACGTATTAAGAGATTTTACGACCTGACAGCTAAGCTGTTGTCTGGAGAAACGCTGAGTTTCTCAGCACTTAAAGGGAAAGTTGTTCTCATTGAAAATGTGGCGTCTCTCTGAGGAACAACAACCAGGGACTACACTCAGATGAACGAGCTTCATGGCCGTTATTCCGCCAAGGGGCTCGTTATCCTGGGTGTACCCTGCAACCAGTTTGGACATCAG GAGAACTGCAAAAATGACGAAATCCTCAGGTCTCTGAAGTATGTCCGTCCTGGAAATGGCTTTGAACCAAAGTTCCAGCTCCTCGAGAAAATTGATGTGAATGGAAAGGATGCACACCCCTTGTTCATCTACCTGAAGGAAAAGCTTCCATACCCCTCTGATGACGCTATGGCTCTTATGACAGATCCAAAGCTCATCATTTGGAGTCCTGTTTGTAGGAATGACGTCTCCTGGAACTTTGAGAAGTTCCTGATCAGTCCTGATGGGGACCCATACAAGCGCTACAGTCGAAACTTCCTAACTTCTGACATTGAAGCTGATATTAAAGAGCTACTTAAGAAGGTTAAGTAG
- the brk1 gene encoding probable protein BRICK1, with product MAGQEDPVQREIHQDWANREYIEVITSSIKKIADFLNSFDMSCRSRLATLNEKLTALERRIEYIEARVTKGETLT from the exons ATGGCTGGCCAGGAAGATCCAGTGCAAAGAGAGATCCACCAAGATTGGGCGAATCGAGAGTATATAGAAGTGATTACAAGCAGCATCAAAAAAATCGCCGACTTTCTTAACTCCTTTG ATATGTCGTGTCGATCCCGTTTGGCCACCCTCAATGAGAAGCTGACGGCTTTAGAGAGGAGGATTGAATACATTGAGGCGAGA GTGACAAAAGGAGAGACATTGACCTAA